Proteins encoded by one window of Culicoides brevitarsis isolate CSIRO-B50_1 chromosome 2, AGI_CSIRO_Cbre_v1, whole genome shotgun sequence:
- the LOC134832338 gene encoding heat shock 70 kDa protein 1A-like: MSSQPAIGIDLGTTNSVIAVYRDGKVDILANDQGNRATPSCVAFTETERLVGEGAVHQAHNNPKNTIYGAMRLIGREFDDPDVLRDMKNCPFAIIEEDEHLKIRVQYKGETKKVYPEEVLAAILDKMRLNAEATLGTKIKDVVITIPAYFNNLQREAMKIATDIAGLNVVRMINEPNAAALAYGIAGQKRKNALIFDLGGSTFDVAVVTIKAKDCKVRTITGDTHLGGENFDTLMVNHFVDEYCRKFDQDISKDKELLRNLRIHCERAKRILSSQTQATFQLEGTKLEGQITRARFEDLCHDLFEKSIKLVEKALEDCEMSKAEIDDVILVGGSSRIPKIQEMLQKFFDGKELLKSINPEECVAYGAAVQANFLQQNPKEFIFQKSEPLKKSVGEKNEIGIGIDIGASKIEIAVCRGDTAEIVSKRVFRESTPFCVAFNANERLFGNQAEDQFTFNPENTIFGRDVKRIIGLHVDELLSNKNDVKIIEENDCLKFLVQYKGSKHNFSPEAVLLMALSNVKCEIEAVLQQKITKAVITVPSMFNSSQRFAVKNAVLAVGIKVESILNDSTASAITYMIERHGSIDKNILIFDMGATSTDVAVAHLTGNLIKIKACGGNLELGGDSFVLLLLKHFIQEFEREKCVRISDNKYQVARLRFECEKFKKMLSGNKEPILDIDKFYNDETYQLRMTQEFFEILCQDLFKKVEEVINDVVGAAKFEIDEVIFVGNGGRIPKIEETIAKLFNKELSKVLNTDESVAMGAAYFAARNFSKAYRIKSLNVKQVTAIPLNLDLKENGVITLIRRGKFLPISSEITYRTENEVKMCIKAGEHIFVEGPISREFLISSEFDKDGLLKMLWICENIPEPPFILLNHQKISSPIISHIQRLEQMFQKHDIELKKAKEMKNELEKVCLRYKRKINLTEIKELLTENEIKKIKNICFETLDWLEDNSYPDISEIQKKTENIKNECNHLFEKANFLKAMQHADNLLNEKNFLQASSVYQQILTRYLNYLDEVQRIDVMFKRVSALMEIEDFREIIKILDLMKENEVDDATRVKIFHNCAVCQFELKDYKKCIENAEVALALEECPALRLLLKKAMRQ; encoded by the exons atgagTAGTCAACCAGCAATTGGCATCGATTTGGGCACAACAAACTCAGTTATTGCAGTTTATCGTGATGGAAAAGTCGACATTTTAGCAAATGATCAAGGAAATCGAGCAACTCCGTCGTGTGTGGCTTTTACGGAAACGGAGCGTCTTGTTGGCGAAGGAGCTGTGCATCAAGCGCACAATAATCCTAAAAATACGATTTatg gAGCAATGCGTTTGATTGGTCGTGAATTTGATGATCCCGATGTTTTGCgagacatgaaaaattgtccATTTGCTATCATTGAGGAAGACGAGCACCTTAAGATTCGTGTTCAGTACAAGGGTGAGACAAAAAAGGTGTATCCAGAGGAAGTTTTAGCTgctattttagataaaatgcGTTTAAATGCCGAAGCTACTCtcggaacaaaaatcaaagatgTTGTCATCACAATCCCGGCTTATTTCAACAATTTACAACGTGAAGCAATGAAAATTGCTACAGATATTGCCGGATTGAACGTCGTTCGGATGATTAACGAGCCCAATGCTGCTGCTCTTGCTTATGGAATTGCAGGACAAAAGCGTAAAAATGCTTTGATTTTTGACTTGGGTGGCAGTACTTTTGATGTCGCGGTTGTTACGATTAAGGCAAAAGACTGTAAAGTTCGCACAATTACCGGTGACACACATCTCGGAGGTGAGAATTTTGATACTTTGATGGTCAACCACTTTGTTGACGAATATTGTCGAAAGTTTGACCAAGATATATCAAAAGATAAAGAACTTTTGCGAAATTTGAGAATTCATTGTGAGCGTGCCAAGCGAATACTTTCGTCACAAACTCAGGCAACGTTTCAACTTGAGGGCACAAAGTTAGAAGGACAAATCACACGAGCTCGTTTCGAGGACTTGTGTCACGATTTATTcgaaaagtcaattaaattaGTGGAAAAAGCCTTGGAAGACTGCGAAATGTCGAAAGCAGAAATCGACGACGTCATTTTGGTCGGCGGAAGTTCCCGCATTCCCAAAATACAAGAAATGTTGCAGAAGTTCTTCGATGGCAAGGAATTGCTCAAGTCGATCAATCCCGAAGAATGTGTCGCTTATGGGGCGGCAGTTCAAGCAAATTTCTTGCAACAAAAtccaaaagaatttattttccaaaaaagtgAACCACTAAAAAAGTCAGttggcgaaaaaaatgaaattggaaTCGGAATCGACATCGGAgcctcaaaaattgaaatagctGTATGTCGTGGAGACACAGctgaaattgtttcaaaacgTGTATTTAGAGAATCGACTCCATTCTGTGTTGCTTTTAACGCAAATGAGCGCTTATTTGGAAACCAAGCTGAGGACCAATTTACGTTCAATCCGGAAAATACCATTTTTGGAAGAG ATGTCAAACGAATTATTGGATTGCATGTTGATGAGCTGTTATCCAACAAAAATGACGTAAAAATCATCGAAGAAAATGattgcttgaaatttttagttcaatacAAAGGTTCCAAACACAATTTTTCGCCGGAAGCTGTTCTCTTGATGGCTTTAAGTAACGTAAAGTGTGAAATCGAAGCcgttttgcaacaaaaaatcacaaaagcaGTCATCACGGTGCCATCGATGTTCAACAGTTCCCAAAGATTTGCCGTTAAAAATGCTGTTCTCGCTGTTGGAATCAAAGTTGAAAGCATTTTAAACGACTCGACAGCTTCTGCGATTACTTACATGATTGAACGGCATGGAAGCATCGACAAAAACATCTTGATTTTCGACATGGGAGCAACTTCAACGGATGTCGCTGTGGCTCATTTGActggaaatttaattaaaatcaaagctTGTGGCGGAAATTTGGAACTGGGAGGCGACAGTTTCGTTCTTTTGTTACTCAAACACTTCATTCAAGAatttgaaagagaaaaatgtgTTCGTATCAGCGATAACAAATATCAAGTGGCTCGTCTTCGCTTCGAATGcgagaaatttaagaaaatgttgTCAGGAAACAAGGAACCAATTTTAGATATTGATAAATTCTACAACGACGAAACGTATCAATTGAGAATGACACAAGagtttttcgaaattctttGCCaagatttgttcaaaaaagttgaagaagtCATAAACGACGTTGTTGGAGCTGCAAAATTCGAAATTGATGAAGTCATTTTCGTTGGCAATGGCGGAAGAATTCCAAAAATTGAAGAGACAATTgcgaaactttttaataaagaattatCGAAAGTACTCAATACAGACGAATCTGTAGCGATGGGAGCAGCGTATTTTGCTGCTCGTAATTTTTCCAAGGCTTACAGAATAAAGTCATTAAATGTGAAGCAAGTTACAGCAATTCCGCTAAATCTCGACCTTAAAGAAAATGGAGTAATAACCTTGATTCGAAGAGGAAAGTTTCTTCCAATCAGCAGTGAAATAACTTATCGGACCGAAAATGaagtcaaaatgtgcattaaagCAGGAGAACATATATTTGTTGAAGGACCTATTAGTCGTGAATTTCTTATATCAAGTGAGTTTGACAAGGATGGgctattaaaaatgttatggATCTGCGAAAACATTCCAGAACctccttttattttgttaaatcatcaaaaaatttcaagcccGATAATCAGCCATATTCAAAGATTAGAACAAATGTTTCAGAAGCATGatatcgaattaaaaaaagcaaaagaaatgaaaaacgaGCTCGAAAAAGTTTGCCTTAGATATAaacgcaaaataaatttaacagaaattaAGGAACTTCTCAccgaaaatgaaattaaaaaaattaaaaatatttgttttgaaactTTGGATTGGCTGGAGGACAATTCATACCCAGACATTTcagaaattcagaaaaaaaccgaaaatatcaaaaatgagTGTAATCATTTGTTTGAAAAggcaaattttctaaaagcgATGCAACATGCCGATAATCttctaaacgaaaaaaatttccttcaagcAAGTTCCGTTTACCAACAAATTTTGACcagatatttaaattatttggatGAAGTGCAACGAATCGATGTGATGTTTAAACGAGTCTCGGCATTAATGGAAATCGAAGACTTTCgtgaaattatcaaaatccTAGATTTAATGAAGGAAAATGAAGTAGATGATGCTACGCGTGTCAAAATATTCCATAATTGTGCAGTTTGTCAGTTCGAATTGAAAGACTACAAAAAATGCATCGAAAATGCGGAAGTTGCATTGGCGTTGGAGGAATGTCCGGCACTTCgtcttctcttaaaaaaagccatgagacaataa
- the LOC134832337 gene encoding uncharacterized protein LOC134832337 produces MNNQPAIGIDFGTTNSVIAVYRDGKVEILANDQGNRETPSFVAFTETERLVGEGAVHQAHNNPENTIYGIKRLIGRQITDPEIQEDIKSSPFKVIQEKDFMEIEVQHKGKLVRLTPQRIAAAIFEKLKEIAENFLGVDVKNVVITCPAYFNNAQRQALMDAALIAGYHVSRMINEASAAAIAYKITDKNVLVFDFGGSTNVISVLKVTGKDSKVRTISDDLHLGGENFDNLLVSHFIEEFRRKFDQDISENKELLRNLKIHCERAKRILSSQTQATFQLEGTKLEGQITRARFEDLCHDLFEKSIKLVEKALKDCEMSKEEIDDVILVGGSSRIPKIQEMLQEFFDGKELLKSINPEECVAYGAAVQANFLQQNPKEFILQKSESPKMSEGEKNEIGIGIDIGASKIEIAVCYGDTAEIVSKRAFSESTPFCVAFNANERLFGNQAEDQFTFNPENTIFGRDVKRIIGLHVDELLFNENDVKIIEENDCLKFSVQYKGSKHNFSPEAVLLMAVSNVKSKIEAVLQQKITNAVITVPSMFNSSQRFAVKNAVLAAGIEVESILNDSTASAITYMIECHGRDDEKILIFDMGATSTDVAVAHLTGNSIEIKECGGKLSLGAENFKLLLLEHFKTEFEREKNVRIRDNGKLITRLSVACEKILKSLSFKVEASYIIEHFYYGEPYEMKMNRPTFEMICLDLFRNIEKLLMDVVKEQSTVEEIIFTGYGCEIPFVNLEVLKKFDLNSFNFYDSVAKGAAYFAARNLTKASQKLFDLEVKQITTREFTTHLENIESSIKVEQNTVLPIEIESVLAFHEGACLLNRKKTSNVTLKTNVNFDNLVKITCTTRENSLSLVDHQQFDEILVNQLKESEANLEKEQLEYKKKVNLTSELEKMCLEYKRRIKKADETKVKLTDFDKYKMLCATYETLEWLNECKSPTIDQLTHKIEEIKKLCEEKINPILLEEKKIQLKNICIDFQKKFESKECLLHENDLEKIKNSTQNVLDWLENSTVFHIDELNEKIKDLTKDRDFFDEKSNFLKMFEHANYLMTSKEFKEADSLFKHIFLNYFNHLDEDKKLEITMKRVTALMELKDFGECIPLFDIIKDIDDENLLEIHRKRGICHFELKNYEDCLKDLKIVLNNEPDPDLQKLHDEAIFQKSLKIVDEMFNEACRLAKNQLFSRSNLKLEELLLSPEYKSFTENENISFESRIYMLRAQNNMQLKCYRLVLEDCEIAEKDPENQERCLELQIESFIILGNFCEAKEKIELLESISPQRKHFLTKLKHDLEEKKFQKAKVEYADGFKNKNYNMALKALEQIDEENLERLLKPDFFCKQAEAYMKLVHYSECIECCQKALNVNKKYTKAFEIRAQCYYYMKEYQKAIEDCDVALQDGNCSSWVRDVKRDAEKALSEVPNNNNRKSQGHRKYPYKN; encoded by the exons atgaacaatcaaCCAGCAATCGGCATCGATTTTGGCACAACAAATTCAGTCATTGCCGTTTATCGCGATGGAAAAGTCGAAATTTTAGCAAACGACCAAGGAAATCGAGAAACTCCTTCTTTTGTGGCTTTTACGGAAACGGAGCGTCTTGTTGGCGAAGGAGCTGTTCATCAAGCGCACAATAATCCTGAAAATACGAtttatg gCATTAAACGTTTAATAGGCCGCCAAATCACCGATCCGGAAATCCAAGAAGACATAAAATCATCGCCATTTAAAGTTATTCAAGAAAAAGACTTCATGGAAATTGAGGTTCAGCACAAAGGAAAGTTGGTTCGATTGACTCCTCAACGAATAGCTGctgcaattttcgaaaaattgaaagaaatcgCGGAAAATTTCTTGGGCGTCGATGTGAAAAATGTCGTCATTACCTGTCCAGCTTATTTTAATAACGCACAACGTCAAGCACTGATGGATGCTGCATTAATTGCTGGCTATCATGTGTCACGAATGATTAACGAAGCATCCGCTGCTGCAATTGCTTACAAAATAACTGACAAAAATGTCTTAGTTTTTGACTTTGGTGGCTCTACCAATGTCATCTCAGTTTTAAAAGTCACGGGAAAAGACTCCAAAGTTCGCACAATAAGTGACGACTTGCATCTCGGAGGcgaaaatttcgataatttgttGGTCAGCCACTTTATTGAGGAGTTTCGTCGCAAATTTGACCAAGATATCAGCGAAAACAAAGAACTTTtgcgaaatttgaaaattcattgtgAACGTGCCAAGCGAATTCTGTCGTCACAAACTCAGGCAACGTTTCAACTTGAGGGCACAAAGTTAGAAGGACAAATCACACGAGCTCGTTTCGAGGACTTGTGTCACGATTTATTCGAAAAGTCGATTAAATTAGTGGAAAAAGCCTTGAAAGACTGCGAAATGTCGAAAGAAGAAATCGACGACGTCATTTTGGTCGGCGGAAGTTCCCGCATTCCCAAAATACAAGAAATGTTGCAGGAATTCTTCGATGGCAAGGAATTGCTCAAGTCGATCAATCCCGAGGAATGTGTCGCTTATGGGGCAGCAGTTCAAGCAAATTTCTTGCAACAAAAtccaaaagaatttattttacaaaaaagtgaatcaCCGAAAATGTCAGaaggcgaaaaaaatgaaattggaaTCGGAATCGACATCGGAGCCTCGAAAATTGAAATAGCTGTTTGTTATGGCGACACAGCTGAAATTGTTTCAAAGCGTGCATTTAGTGAATCGACTCCATTCTGTGTTGCTTTTAACGCAAATGAGCGCTTATTTGGAAACCAAGCTGAGGACCAATTTACGTTTAATCCGGAAAATACCATTTTTGGAAGAG ATGTCAAACGAATTATTGGATTGCATGTTGATGAGCTGTTATTCAACGAAAATGACGTAAAAATCATCGAAGAAAATGATTGCTTGAAATTTTCAGTTCAATACAAAGGTTCCAAACACAATTTTTCGCCGGAAGCCGTTCTCTTGATGGCTGTAAGTAACGTAAAGAGCAAAATCGAAGCcgttttgcaacaaaaaatcacaaatgcAGTGATCACGGTGCCATCGATGTTCAACAGTTCCCAAAGATTTGCCGTTAAAAATGCTGTTCTCGCAGCTGGGATCGAAGTTGAAAGCATTTTAAACGACTCGACAGCTTCTGCGATTACTTACATGATTGAGTGCCATGGAAGGGACGATgaaaaaatcttgattttCGACATGGGAGCAACTTCAACGGATGTCGCTGTGGCTCATTTGACtggaaattcaattgaaatcaaagaATGTGGCGGAAAATTGAGTCTCGGTgcagaaaatttcaaactctTATTGCTCGAACACTTCAAAACCGAATTTGAGCGTGAGAAAAACGTTCGTATTCGTGACAATGGAAAACTCATCACCCGACTTAGTGTtgcttgtgaaaaaatattaaaaagtttgtcgTTTAAAGTTGAAGCCAGTTACATCATTGAGCATTTTTACTACGGAGAACCTTATGAAATGAAGATGAATCGACCAACTTTCGAAATGATTTGTCTTGATTTGTTCAGAAATATCGAAAAACTCCTAATGGATGTGGTGAAAGAACAATCTACagttgaagaaattatttttactggcTATGGATGTGAAATACCTTTTGTAAACCtggaagtattaaaaaaattcgatctgaattcttttaatttttatgattcggTAGCGAAAGGTGCTGCTTATTTTGCTGCTCGTAACTTAACAAAAGCCTCTCAGAAACTTTTTGACTTGGAAGTTAAGCAAATTACAACGAGAGAATTTACGACTCAccttgaaaatattgaaagctCAATCAAAGTTGAACAAAATACAGTCTTGCCCATTGAAATCGAGTCCGTTTTAGCATTTCACGAAGGAGCCTGTCTGTTGAACAGAAAGAAAACTTCAAATGTCACACTAAAAACAAACGTAAATTTCGATAATCTCGTGAAAATTACTTGTACAACGCGAGAAAACTCCCTTTCTTTGGTAGATCACCAAcaatttgacgaaattttggTAAACCAATTGAAAGAAAGTGAAGCGAATCTCGAAAAAGAACAACTTGAATAcaagaaaaaggtaaatttaacgtcagaacttgaaaaaatgtgCCTGGAATACAAGCGACGCATCAAAAAAGCCGACGAAACGAAAGTTAAGCTGACGGATTTCGATAAGTACAAGATGCTTTGTGCAACTTACGAGACCCTAGAGTGGCTAAATGAATGCAAATCGCCCACAATTGATCAATTAACTCACAAAATAGAGGAAATCAAGAAATTAtgcgaggaaaaaataaatccgaTATTGCtggaggagaaaaaaattcaacttaaaaatatttgcatcgattttcaaaaaaaattcgagtcaAAAGAATGTCTATTGCACGAAAATGACTTggaaaagatcaaaaattcgACGCAAAACGTTTTGGATTGGCTTGAAAATTCGACCGTTTTTCACATTGATGagctgaatgaaaaaattaaagatttaaccAAGGatcgagatttttttgatgaaaaatcaaattttttaaaaatgtttgaacacGCAAATTATCTCATGACATCGAAAGAGTTCAAAGAAGCTGACTCACTTTTTAagcatatttttctaaattatttcaatcatttggatgaagacaaaaaacttgaaattacgATGAAACGTGTCACAGCATTGATGGAACTGAAAGATTTTGGTGAATGTATCCCATTATTTGACATCATAAAGGatattgatgatgaaaatttgcttgaaattcATCGCAAACGTGGAATTTGTCATTTTGAGCTCAAAAACTACGAAGATTGCttaaaagatttgaaaattgtGTTAAACAATGAACCTGATCCGGATTTGCAAAAACTTCATGATGaagcgatttttcaaaaaagtcttaaaattgTCGATGAAATGTTTAATGAAGCATGCCGTCttgcaaaaaatcaacttttttctcgGTCAAACCTTAAGTTGGAAGAATTGTTGTTGTCACCTGAGTATAAAAGTTTcactgaaaatgaaaatatttcttttgaatCCAGAATTTACATGTTGCGTGCCCAAAACAATATGCAACTGAAATGTTACAGATTAGTTCTCGAAGATTGCGAAATAGCGGAAAAAGATCCAGAAAATCAAGAAAGATGTTTAGAACTTCAAATCGAAAGTTTCATAATActtggaaatttttgtgaagctaaggaaaaaattgagcTGCTTGAATCAATCAGTCCTcaacgaaaacattttttaacaaaattaaaacacgATTTGGAAGAAAAGAAATTCCAAAAAGCAAAAGTTGAATATGCAGAtggctttaaaaataaaaattacaacatgGCATTGAAAGCGTTGGAACAAATTGACGAAGAAAATTTAGAGAGACTACTAAAGCCAGACTTCTTTTGCAAACAAGCTGAAGCATATATGAAACTAGTGCATTATTCTGAATGTATTGAATGTTGCCAAAAAGCTTtaaatgtgaataaaaaatacacgAAAGCTTTTGAAATACGCGCTcaatgttattattacatgAAGGAGTACCAAAAAGCAATAGAAGATTGTGATGTTGCATTGCAGGATGGAAATTGTTCGTCGTGGGTTCGTGATGTTAAACGTGATGCAGAAAAAGCACTCAGTGAAGttcctaataataataacagaaaGTCACAAGGACATAGAAAATATccctataaaaattaa
- the LOC134832339 gene encoding leucine-rich repeat and calponin homology domain-containing protein, with translation MNISKSLEKILEEAVVCGELRLTGRRLKDFPKIAFRFNLGDTVFADLSKNRFTELPDDVCQYPFLEKLIIYHNVIRNIPESVCKLHSLQYLDIRNNQLQSLPKEICFLPLKVFLVSNNRLNSLPEEIGRLETLTELDAAYNQINILPVRMGDLRNLRSLNLRSNQLVYLPRDISALRLTNLDISSNRINTLPVELRQMTSLVYLDVTNNPLTSPPASLCVFGLVHIFKYLDMMANKDDKVMDTSMGPGSSNSMGRRATTPKHTANPVHAATIPQDGIDKKRLPNSLNLKAEGKCESAAVGMQVIHQQQTQLKSNLKETSYTPRLSGSNENNNSREGSQPGSPDKIKNTFGTIQTYKEYKEALKQQRNHEISSVYRSKDAQSSPEEAPSALRNGSHSLPTSPPTTLHLSTSKSNSPTSTQIPSKIPNGNHAHLNGNHTTENGNNGTTNGKSDSMMYIKPSGPTSGIPTVANPTKKLSKTVSWNRDLPTNGDKKNFTMRREFDRQKEETELLQQLRAIIKSRLKINLPEDLAGALQDGVVLCHLANYVRPRSVASIHVPSATTPKLTVTRCRRNVDCFLDACRRIGVDEKLICCAADILEGRGVVQIAITVVELLKFHGTLAPSGIKSPTQSLSKSNSLEKSVN, from the coding sequence ATGAATATCAGCAAGTCACTTGAAAAGATATTGGAGGAGGCCGTGGTGTGTGGCGAGTTGCGATTGACAGGGCGTCGTCTAAAGGACTTTCCGAAAATCGCGTTTCGCTTCAATTTGGGCGACACCGTGTTCGCGGACCTGTCAAAAAATCGCTTCACCGAGCTGCCCGACGACGTGTGTCAGTACCCCTTCCTCGAAAAACTCATAATTTACCACAATGTGATACGAAATATTCCGGAAAGTGTCTGCAAACTACACTCGCTGCAGTATTTGGACATTCGCAACAACCAATTGCAATCGCTACCCAAAGAAATCTGTTTCCTACCATTGAAGGTATTTCTAGTCTCAAATAATCGTCTGAATTCGTTGCCCGAGGAGATCGGCAGGCTGGAAACGCTGACGGAACTCGATGCAGCTTACAACCAAATCAACATTCTGCCCGTGCGGATGGGCGATTTGCGGAATTTGCGTTCGCTCAACCTGCGAAGCAACCAATTGGTGTATCTGCCACGCGACATCAGTGCCCTGCGACTCACGAATCTCGACATTAGTTCGAATCGCATCAATACGCTGCCCGTTGAGTTGCGACAAATGACGTCTTTGGTGTATCTCGATGTCACAAATAACCCGTTGACGTCGCCGCCAGCCAGTTTGTGCGTTTTCGGGCTCGTACACATCTTCAAGTACTTGGATATGATGGCCAACAAGGACGATAAGGTGATGGATACGAGCATGGGACCCGGTTCAAGCAATTCCATGGGACGACGGGCAACGACACCAAAGCATACGGCAAATCCCGTGCACGCTGCGACAATACCGCAAGACGGAATTGACAAGAAACGCCTGCCAAACAGCTTGAATTTGAAGGCGGAGGGCAAATGTGAGTCTGCTGCCGTGGGAATGCAGGTCATTCATCAGCAGCAAACGCAATTGAAGAGCAATTTGAAGGAAACTAGTTATACGCCACGCCTTTCCGGATCGAATGAGAACAATAATAGTCGCGAGGGATCGCAACCCGGCAGTccggataaaattaaaaacacttTTGGCACGATTCAGACCTACAAGGAATACAAAGAGGCCCTCAAACAACAACGAAATCACGAAATCTCGTCAGTTTACCGTAGCAAAGATGCGCAAAGTTCGCCCGAAGAAGCGCCAAGTGCTCTGCGAAACGGATCACATTCCCTTCCGACATCGCCTCCGACTACCCTGCATCTTTCCACATCGAAATCCAACTCGCCGACATCCACGCAAATCCCGAGCAAGATACCAAATGGCAATCACGCGCACTTGAACGGGAATCACACGACAGAAAATGGCAATAACGGAACAACCAACGGAAAATCTGACTCCATGATGTACATCAAACCAAGCGGACCCACTTCCGGGATCCCAACTGTGGCAAATCCGACGAAAAAACTCTCGAAAACTGTTTCATGGAATCGTGACTTGCCCACGAACGGcgacaagaaaaatttcacgatGCGTCGCGAGTTTGACAGACAAAAAGAGGAAACGGAGCTCCTTCAGCAGTTACGTGCGATCATCAAATctcgcttaaaaattaatcttccGGAAGATTTGGCAGGTGCTTTGCAAGACGGCGTCGTTTTGTGTCATCTTGCGAATTATGTGCGTCCCCGGAGCGTCGCCAGTATCCATGTTCCGTCGGCAACGACGCCAAAACTCACGGTAACGCGTTGTCGTCGCAACGTCGATTGCTTCCTCGATGCGTGTCGACGGATTGGCGTCGACGAGAAACTCATTTGTTGCGCCGCCGACATCTTGGAAGGACGTGGAGTGGTGCAAATTGCCATCACAGTCGtggaattgttgaaatttcacGGCACCTTAGCACCGAGCGGCATAAAATCCCCGACGCAATCTCTTTCAAAGTCAAATTCATTGGAAAAGAGTGTCAATTGA
- the LOC134832346 gene encoding lysosomal thioesterase PPT2 homolog — MNKEMRVLLLFFAFCSATNACYSKKYKPVFLIHGIMTGSESMLLIEEEIIRHHPGTIVYNTGRFSGWYSLENAWYQVQRLGEDVMKVCKDHPEGIHLLGYSQGGLLSRAILQSHPEHCVKNFISLSSPQAGQFGDSFLHLIFPSLVAKTAFELFYSRVGQHTSVGNYWNDPHHRELYFKYSIFLPYVNNEIQSTNSSIFRDNLLKLDKMILIGGPNDSVITPWESSHFGFYDEDDKVVPMHERDIYTMDKIGLRTLDEKKKLKIITVPHVHHYAWHLNISVIDNVILPYLD; from the exons ATGAACAAAGAGATGCGGGTCCTTCTCCTGTTCTTCGCCTTTTGCAGTGCCACAAACGCCTGTTACTCCAAAAAATACAAGCCAGTCTTCCTGATTCACGGAATTATGACGGGATCTGAGAGCATGTTGCTGATCGAAGAGGAAATTATTCGA cATCATCCTGGAACAATTGTTTACAACACGGGACGCTTTTCGGGATGGTATTCCCTTGAAAATGCCTGGTATCAGGTACAGAGACTCGGAGAAGATGTGATGAAGGTGTGCAAAGACCATCCTGAAGGCATTCACTTGCTCGGATACAGTCAAGGTGGCTTGCTATCGAGAGCAATTCTGCAATCGCATCCCGAACACTGCgtgaaaaactttatttcGTTGAGTTCGCCGCAAGCTGGGCAGTTTGGAGACTCATTTTTGCATCTGATATTCCCCTCGTTGGTGGCAAAAACGGCTTTTGAGCTCTTTTACTCGCGCGTTGGACAACACACGTCCGTTGGGAATTATTGGAATGATCCGCATCATCGagaatt atattttaaGTACAGTATCTTTCTGCCATACGTTAACAACGAGATTCAATCTACCAACTCGTCGATTTTCCGTGATAATCTTCTCAAATTGGACAAAATGATCCTGATCGGAGGTCCAAATGACAGTGTCATCACTCCGTGGGAATCCTCGCATTTCGGTTTTTACGACGAGGATGATAAAGTTGTGCCGATGCACGAACGAGACATTTACACGATGGACAAAATTGGGCTTCGCACGCTggatgagaagaaaaaactcaaaataattaCGGTTCCGCACGTGCATCATTATGCCTGGCATCTCAATATCAGCGTAATTGATAACGTAATTTTACCATATCTAGACTGA